A portion of the Melanotaenia boesemani isolate fMelBoe1 chromosome 2, fMelBoe1.pri, whole genome shotgun sequence genome contains these proteins:
- the LOC121631909 gene encoding eukaryotic translation initiation factor 1b, giving the protein MSAIQNLQTFDPFADATKGDDRLPAGTEDYIHIRIQQRNGRKTLTTVQGIATDYDKKKLVKAFKKKFACNGTVIEHPEYGEVIQLQGDQRKNICQFLIEIDLAKEEQLKVHGF; this is encoded by the exons ATGTCCGCTATCCAGAACCTCCAAACCTTTG ACCCCTTTGCTGATGCAACTAAGGGTGATGACCGCCTCCCAGCCGGGACAGAGGACTACATCCACATAAGAATCCAACAGCGGAACGGCAGGAAGACCCTCACCACCGTCCAGGGCATTGCGACTGACTATGACAAGAAGAAGCTAGTCAAGGCCTTCAAGAAG AAGTTTGCATGCAATGGGACAGTGATTGAGCACCCAGAGTATGGTGAAGTGATCCAGCTTCAGGGTGACCAGCGCAAGAATATCTGCCAGTTCCTGATTGAG ATTGACCTGGCCAAGGAGGAGCAGCTCAAAGTCCACGGCTTTTAG
- the mfsd11 gene encoding UNC93-like protein MFSD11 isoform X2 — protein MSPERKKLLNIIILGFGFMFMFTAFQTCGNIEQTVIRSFNSTEFHGSGYTSMAIIYGVFSASNLIAPSVVTVIGPQLSMFFSGLVYSGYIAMFIHPYTWSFYTASVLVGIAAAVLWTAQGNVLAINSTDNTIGRNSGIFWSLLQFSLFFGNLYIYLAWHGHVHITDKDRQTVFISLTVISLVGCFLFFLIRKPDPESSPSPEVTESLLPSEYMESSTASSSGSSLWSQALDAFVKACKMFVTKEMLLLSISIGYTGLELTFYSGVYGTCIGAMTRFGTDAKSLIGISGICIGLGEIIGGGVFGILNKNNRFGRNPVVLLGLITHFVAFYLIFLNVASDAPLAPEAGTDLEAYIAPSVWLALFCSFLLGLGDSCFNTQLLSIVGFIFRDNSAPAFAVFKFIQSITAAVAFFYSNYLLLHWQLLILVIVGFLGSISFFVADWVAESSKRDSDYHSI, from the exons ATGAGTCCAGAGAGGAAAAAGCTGTTAAATATAATCATCCTTGGCTTTGgctttatgttcatgttcactGCTTTTCAAACATGTGGCAACATCGAG CAAACAGTCATTAGGAGCTTCAACAGCACCGAGTTCCATGGGAGTGGATATACAAG CATGGCGATCATTTATGGAGTTTTCTCTGCATCGAACCTTATCGCCCCCTCAGTGGTGACAGTTATCGGGCCCCAGCTCTCCATGTTCTTCAGTGGACTTGTATACAG CGGTTACATTGCTATGTTCATTCATCCGTACACCTGGAGCTTCTACACAGCGTCTGTGTTGGTTGGAATAGCAGCAGCAG TGCTCTGGACTGCTCAGGGAAATGTCCTCGCCATCAACTCCACTGATAACACCATTGGAAGAAACAGCGGCATATTCTGGTCGCTGCTGCAGTTCAG CTTATTCTTTGGAAATCTCTACATTTACCTTGCCTGGCATGGACACGTGCACATTACAG ACAAGGACCGCCAGACAGTCTTCATCTCTCTTACGGTGATCAGTCTAGTGGGctgcttcctcttcttcctgatCCGGAAGCCTGATCCTGAATCGTCTCCCAGTCCAGAGGTGACGGAGTCGCTGTTGCCGTCAGAATACATGGAAAGCTCCACAGCCAG CTCGTCTGGCTCAAGCCTCTGGTCTCAAGCTCTCGACGCTTTTG TCAAAGCCTGTAAAATGTTTGTCACCAAAGAGATGCTGCTGCTCAGCATCTCCATCGGATACACAG GCCTGGAGCTCACCTTTTACAGCGGGGTGTACGGGACGTGTATCGGAGCCATGACGCGCTTCGGCACAGATGCAAAGAGTTTGATTGGTATCTCTGGCATTTGCATCGGCCTCGGCGAAATCATAG GAGGAGGTGTGTTTGGGattctgaacaaaaacaacCGTTTTGGGAGGAACCCTGTGGTGCTGCTGGGACTCATCACTCACTTTGTTGCATTCTACTTGATTTTCCTCAACGTTGCCAGTGATGCTCCTCTGGCTCCTGAGGCGGGCACAGATCTGGAGGCTTACATCGCCcccag cgTGTGGTTGGCATTGTTCTGCAGCTTCCTGCTCGGTCTGGGCGACAGCTGCTTCAACACACAGCTCCTCAGCATCGTGGGCTTTATCTTCCGGGACAACAGCGCCCCCGCCTTCGCTGTCTTCAAGTTCATCCAG TCCATCACGGCGGCCGTGGCCTTCTTCTACAGTAACTACCTGCTGCTGCACTGGCAGCTGCTCATCCTGGTCATCGTAGGTTTTCTGGGTTCCATCTCCTTTTTTGTGGCTGATTGGGTGGCTGAGTCCAGCAAGCGGGACTCGGACTACCACAGCATCTGA
- the mfsd11 gene encoding UNC93-like protein MFSD11 isoform X1, whose amino-acid sequence MSPERKKLLNIIILGFGFMFMFTAFQTCGNIEQTVIRSFNSTEFHGSGYTSMAIIYGVFSASNLIAPSVVTVIGPQLSMFFSGLVYSGYIAMFIHPYTWSFYTASVLVGIAAAVLWTAQGNVLAINSTDNTIGRNSGIFWSLLQFSLFFGNLYIYLAWHGHVHITDKDRQTVFISLTVISLVGCFLFFLIRKPDPESSPSPEVTESLLPSEYMESSTASSSSGSSLWSQALDAFVKACKMFVTKEMLLLSISIGYTGLELTFYSGVYGTCIGAMTRFGTDAKSLIGISGICIGLGEIIGGGVFGILNKNNRFGRNPVVLLGLITHFVAFYLIFLNVASDAPLAPEAGTDLEAYIAPSVWLALFCSFLLGLGDSCFNTQLLSIVGFIFRDNSAPAFAVFKFIQSITAAVAFFYSNYLLLHWQLLILVIVGFLGSISFFVADWVAESSKRDSDYHSI is encoded by the exons ATGAGTCCAGAGAGGAAAAAGCTGTTAAATATAATCATCCTTGGCTTTGgctttatgttcatgttcactGCTTTTCAAACATGTGGCAACATCGAG CAAACAGTCATTAGGAGCTTCAACAGCACCGAGTTCCATGGGAGTGGATATACAAG CATGGCGATCATTTATGGAGTTTTCTCTGCATCGAACCTTATCGCCCCCTCAGTGGTGACAGTTATCGGGCCCCAGCTCTCCATGTTCTTCAGTGGACTTGTATACAG CGGTTACATTGCTATGTTCATTCATCCGTACACCTGGAGCTTCTACACAGCGTCTGTGTTGGTTGGAATAGCAGCAGCAG TGCTCTGGACTGCTCAGGGAAATGTCCTCGCCATCAACTCCACTGATAACACCATTGGAAGAAACAGCGGCATATTCTGGTCGCTGCTGCAGTTCAG CTTATTCTTTGGAAATCTCTACATTTACCTTGCCTGGCATGGACACGTGCACATTACAG ACAAGGACCGCCAGACAGTCTTCATCTCTCTTACGGTGATCAGTCTAGTGGGctgcttcctcttcttcctgatCCGGAAGCCTGATCCTGAATCGTCTCCCAGTCCAGAGGTGACGGAGTCGCTGTTGCCGTCAGAATACATGGAAAGCTCCACAGCCAG CAGCTCGTCTGGCTCAAGCCTCTGGTCTCAAGCTCTCGACGCTTTTG TCAAAGCCTGTAAAATGTTTGTCACCAAAGAGATGCTGCTGCTCAGCATCTCCATCGGATACACAG GCCTGGAGCTCACCTTTTACAGCGGGGTGTACGGGACGTGTATCGGAGCCATGACGCGCTTCGGCACAGATGCAAAGAGTTTGATTGGTATCTCTGGCATTTGCATCGGCCTCGGCGAAATCATAG GAGGAGGTGTGTTTGGGattctgaacaaaaacaacCGTTTTGGGAGGAACCCTGTGGTGCTGCTGGGACTCATCACTCACTTTGTTGCATTCTACTTGATTTTCCTCAACGTTGCCAGTGATGCTCCTCTGGCTCCTGAGGCGGGCACAGATCTGGAGGCTTACATCGCCcccag cgTGTGGTTGGCATTGTTCTGCAGCTTCCTGCTCGGTCTGGGCGACAGCTGCTTCAACACACAGCTCCTCAGCATCGTGGGCTTTATCTTCCGGGACAACAGCGCCCCCGCCTTCGCTGTCTTCAAGTTCATCCAG TCCATCACGGCGGCCGTGGCCTTCTTCTACAGTAACTACCTGCTGCTGCACTGGCAGCTGCTCATCCTGGTCATCGTAGGTTTTCTGGGTTCCATCTCCTTTTTTGTGGCTGATTGGGTGGCTGAGTCCAGCAAGCGGGACTCGGACTACCACAGCATCTGA